The Sylvia atricapilla isolate bSylAtr1 chromosome 5, bSylAtr1.pri, whole genome shotgun sequence genome includes a window with the following:
- the SLC25A17 gene encoding peroxisomal membrane protein PMP34 isoform X2: protein MSSVASYESLVHAVSGAVGSMTAMTVFFPLDTARLRLQVDEKRKSKTTPAVLLEIIKEEGLLAPYRGWFPVISSLCCSNFVYFYTFNSLKALWVRGQHSTTGKDLVLGVVAGVVNVLLTTPLWVVNTRLKLQGAKFRNEDIVPTNYRGIIDAFHQIVRDEGVLALWNGTFPSLLLVFNPAIQFMFYEGFKRKLLKKQLQLTSLDAFVIGAIAKAVATTLTYPLQTVQSILRFGRHRLNPENRTLGSLRNVLYLLQQRVRRFGLVGLYKGLEAKLLQTVLTAALMFLVYEKLTAATFTVMGLKHSRRH from the exons ATGTCGTCTGTCGCCTCCTACGAGAGCCTGGTGCACGCCGTGTCCGGCGCCGTG ggcAGTATGACTGCAAtgactgtattttttcctttggatacAGCTAGGCTTAGACTTCAGG TTGATGAGAAGCGGAAGTCAAAGACAACACCAGCAGTCCTTTTGGAAATAATCAAAGAAGAAGGCCT GTTGGCACCATATCGAGGATGGTTCCCTGTTATCTCCAGCCTTTGCTGCTCCAACTTTGTTTACTTTTATACATTTAATAGTCTTAAAGCCCTCTGGGTCAGAGGTCAGCATTCAACCACTGGAAAAGACTTGGTTCTTGGAGTTGTTGCAG GAGTAGTGAATGTACTCTTGACCACCCCTCTCTGGGTAGTGAACACACGCCTGAAGCTGCAGGGAGCAAAATTCAGAAATGAAGACATTGTACCAACCAATTACAGAGGCATAATAG ATGCCTTTCATCAGATAGTACGAGATGAAGGGGTCTTAGCTCTGTGGAATGGTACTTTCCCCTCCTTGCTGCTGGTCTTCAATCCTGCCATACAGTTTATGTTTTATGAAGGCTTTAAACGAAAGCTTttgaaaaagcagctgcaa CTCACATCTTTAGATGCTTTTGTCATTGGTGCAATAGCCAAAGCAGTTGCCACCACCCTCACTTACCCTCTGCAGACAGTACAGTCAATTCTGCGG tttggacGTCACAGGTTAAACCCAGAGAACCGAACACTGGGAAGTCTTAGGAATGTTCTTTACCTTCTTCAACAGAGAGTGAG GCGTTTTGGATTAGTGGGACTCTACAAAGGTCTTGAAGCAAAGCTCCTGCAGACAGTCCTTACTGCTGCTCTTATGTTTCTGGTGTATGAGAAGCTGACTGCTGCTACCTTCACAGTCATGGGATTAAAGCACTCACGCAGACATTGA
- the SLC25A17 gene encoding peroxisomal membrane protein PMP34 isoform X1 has protein sequence MSSVASYESLVHAVSGAVGSMTAMTVFFPLDTARLRLQVDEKRKSKTTPAVLLEIIKEEGLLAPYRGWFPVISSLCCSNFVYFYTFNSLKALWVRGQHSTTGKDLVLGVVAGVVNVLLTTPLWVVNTRLKLQGAKFRNEDIVPTNYRGIIDAFHQIVRDEGVLALWNGTFPSLLLVFNPAIQFMFYEGFKRKLLKKQLQFGRHRLNPENRTLGSLRNVLYLLQQRVRRFGLVGLYKGLEAKLLQTVLTAALMFLVYEKLTAATFTVMGLKHSRRH, from the exons ATGTCGTCTGTCGCCTCCTACGAGAGCCTGGTGCACGCCGTGTCCGGCGCCGTG ggcAGTATGACTGCAAtgactgtattttttcctttggatacAGCTAGGCTTAGACTTCAGG TTGATGAGAAGCGGAAGTCAAAGACAACACCAGCAGTCCTTTTGGAAATAATCAAAGAAGAAGGCCT GTTGGCACCATATCGAGGATGGTTCCCTGTTATCTCCAGCCTTTGCTGCTCCAACTTTGTTTACTTTTATACATTTAATAGTCTTAAAGCCCTCTGGGTCAGAGGTCAGCATTCAACCACTGGAAAAGACTTGGTTCTTGGAGTTGTTGCAG GAGTAGTGAATGTACTCTTGACCACCCCTCTCTGGGTAGTGAACACACGCCTGAAGCTGCAGGGAGCAAAATTCAGAAATGAAGACATTGTACCAACCAATTACAGAGGCATAATAG ATGCCTTTCATCAGATAGTACGAGATGAAGGGGTCTTAGCTCTGTGGAATGGTACTTTCCCCTCCTTGCTGCTGGTCTTCAATCCTGCCATACAGTTTATGTTTTATGAAGGCTTTAAACGAAAGCTTttgaaaaagcagctgcaa tttggacGTCACAGGTTAAACCCAGAGAACCGAACACTGGGAAGTCTTAGGAATGTTCTTTACCTTCTTCAACAGAGAGTGAG GCGTTTTGGATTAGTGGGACTCTACAAAGGTCTTGAAGCAAAGCTCCTGCAGACAGTCCTTACTGCTGCTCTTATGTTTCTGGTGTATGAGAAGCTGACTGCTGCTACCTTCACAGTCATGGGATTAAAGCACTCACGCAGACATTGA